A single region of the Streptomyces sp. NBC_00425 genome encodes:
- a CDS encoding PhzF family phenazine biosynthesis protein, which translates to MRMRIVDAFTDRPFAGNPAGVLLLDAFPEDRRLQNVALEINHAETAFAHPLPEGGDADWALRWFTPVTEVDMCGHATLATAHVLHTTGVHAGPVRFATRSGVLVATPAEDGSITLDFPTAPLTTVDVPAALAGALGAEPLACLDTGPHIGDLLIELADEKTVRALRPDHRALAACSRRGVIATARAEDSARGYDFVSRCFFPNVGIDEDPVTGSAHTALAPYWSERLGRTALTGLQASPRSGRVRTELSGDRTLLNGRAVTVIEGELLV; encoded by the coding sequence ATGCGGATGCGAATCGTCGACGCCTTCACCGACCGCCCCTTCGCCGGCAATCCGGCCGGGGTCCTGCTCCTGGACGCCTTCCCCGAGGACCGCCGACTCCAGAACGTGGCCCTGGAGATCAACCACGCGGAGACGGCGTTCGCCCATCCCCTCCCCGAGGGCGGCGACGCGGACTGGGCCCTGCGCTGGTTCACCCCCGTCACCGAGGTCGACATGTGCGGACACGCCACGCTGGCCACGGCACATGTCCTGCACACGACGGGCGTCCACGCCGGCCCGGTGCGGTTCGCCACCCGCAGCGGGGTCCTGGTGGCCACGCCCGCCGAGGACGGCTCGATCACCCTGGACTTCCCGACCGCCCCACTGACCACGGTGGACGTCCCGGCGGCCCTCGCCGGAGCGCTGGGCGCCGAACCGCTCGCCTGCCTCGACACCGGCCCGCACATCGGCGATCTGCTGATCGAGCTGGCCGACGAGAAGACGGTGCGCGCCCTGCGGCCGGACCACAGGGCCCTCGCCGCCTGTTCCCGCCGCGGCGTCATCGCCACCGCCCGCGCCGAGGACTCCGCCCGGGGATACGACTTCGTCTCCCGCTGCTTCTTCCCGAACGTCGGCATCGACGAGGACCCGGTGACGGGCAGCGCCCACACCGCTCTCGCCCCGTACTGGTCCGAACGTCTCGGCCGCACCGCGCTGACCGGCCTCCAGGCCTCCCCGCGCTCCGGCCGCGTGCGGACCGAACTGAGCGGCGACCGCACCCTGTTGAACGGCCGCGCGGTCACCGTCATCGAGGGCGAACTGCTGGTCTGA
- a CDS encoding DUF5999 family protein, whose amino-acid sequence MCQHQPPCPTATSADRESARLVAHHPEQGWSLLCNGVLLFEDTGELLPDGRVIAPHRVVTAA is encoded by the coding sequence ATGTGCCAGCACCAGCCACCGTGCCCCACAGCGACCTCAGCCGACCGGGAGTCCGCCCGCCTCGTGGCGCACCACCCGGAACAGGGCTGGAGCCTGCTGTGCAACGGCGTCCTGCTCTTCGAGGACACCGGTGAGCTCCTGCCGGACGGCCGCGTCATCGCTCCCCACCGGGTCGTGACCGCCGCCTAG
- a CDS encoding LacI family DNA-binding transcriptional regulator gives MTTDDATAASRVEVRVTITEIARQAGVSVPTVSRVVNGRSDVSPRTRARVEDLLQLHGYRKRPASAPTRASLLDLVFNDLDSPWAVEIIRGVEEAAHAAGVGTVVSAIHGRSGDAREWMRNLRSRASDGVVLVTSALEPTLHEQLRVLGVPLVVVDPTGSPAADTATVGAANWSGGLAATEHLLSLGHRRIGLIAGPSRLLCSRARFDGYRAALEAAGLAVDDALVVPGDFHPESGFTGCNALLDLPEPPTAVFAASDQMALGAIEALRRRGLRTPEDMSVVGFDDLPEVRWSAPPLTTVRQPLAEMGKLAVRTVLSLARGERPDSPRVELGTELVVRASTAPPRGARA, from the coding sequence GTGACGACGGACGATGCGACGGCCGCGTCCCGGGTCGAGGTCAGGGTCACGATCACCGAGATCGCCCGGCAGGCCGGCGTATCGGTGCCGACAGTGTCCCGGGTGGTCAACGGCCGCTCCGACGTGTCGCCGCGGACACGGGCCCGGGTCGAGGACCTGCTGCAGCTGCACGGCTACCGCAAGCGCCCCGCCTCGGCGCCGACCCGCGCCTCCCTGCTCGACCTGGTCTTCAACGACCTCGACAGCCCGTGGGCGGTGGAGATCATCCGCGGGGTGGAGGAGGCCGCCCACGCGGCCGGGGTCGGCACGGTGGTGTCGGCGATCCACGGACGCTCGGGCGACGCCCGCGAGTGGATGCGCAACCTGCGCTCGCGCGCCTCCGACGGCGTCGTCCTGGTCACCTCGGCCCTGGAGCCCACCCTGCACGAGCAGCTGCGCGTCCTGGGCGTCCCGCTGGTCGTCGTCGATCCGACGGGCTCACCCGCCGCCGACACGGCGACCGTCGGCGCGGCCAACTGGTCCGGCGGCCTGGCAGCCACCGAGCACCTTCTCTCGCTGGGCCACCGCAGGATCGGCCTGATCGCGGGCCCGTCCCGGCTGCTGTGCTCGCGCGCCCGCTTCGACGGCTACCGGGCCGCCCTGGAGGCGGCAGGCCTCGCCGTCGACGACGCCCTCGTCGTCCCCGGGGACTTCCACCCCGAATCGGGCTTCACCGGCTGCAACGCCCTGCTCGACCTGCCCGAACCGCCGACCGCGGTGTTCGCGGCCAGCGACCAGATGGCCCTCGGGGCGATCGAGGCGCTGCGCCGGCGCGGTCTGCGGACGCCGGAGGACATGAGCGTGGTCGGCTTCGACGACCTGCCGGAGGTCCGCTGGTCGGCCCCGCCCCTGACCACCGTCCGCCAGCCCCTGGCCGAGATGGGCAAACTGGCCGTCCGCACGGTCCTGAGCCTGGCCCGCGGCGAGCGCCCCGACTCGCCGCGGGTGGAGCTGGGCACGGAGCTGGTGGTGCGGGCCAGCACCGCGCCGCCCCGTGGCGCCAGGGCCTGA
- a CDS encoding glutamate--cysteine ligase has product MGEKVVAGAFDLSDRRDYRDKLRKCLTGLERLLAQKRFDRPKNFMGLEIELNLAGADGLPKMLNGEVLERIASRDFQTELAMFNLEVNIAPHRLGGRVFDRLAEEIRTSLAYAHRKAGEVDAGIVMIGILPTLDRDDLVSSNLSDVDRYTLLNDQIVAARGEDFALEIEGVERLSCTSKSIVPEAACTSVQLHLQVTPGRFAAVWNAAQSVAAAQIAVGANSPFLFGHELWRESRPPLFQQATDTRPPELQAQGVRPRTWFGEKWISSAQELFEENVRFFPPLLPICDDEDPLDVLEAGGVPSLAELVLHNGTVYRWNRPVYGIADGVPHLRVENRVLPAGPTVTDVIANAAFYYGVVRALAEESRPVWSRLPFETAEANFDAACRHGIEARLLWPRRGRLGGLVEVDAVSLVRDELLPLAEAGLDAWGVDPADRDLYLGVIEERCRRRTNGASWQVATFHRAVEAGMSRDTALAATTRRYAELMHADDPVHTWPVGLPELAPSA; this is encoded by the coding sequence ATGGGGGAGAAGGTCGTGGCAGGCGCGTTCGACCTGTCCGATCGTCGGGACTACCGGGACAAGCTCCGGAAGTGCCTGACGGGGCTCGAGCGACTCCTGGCCCAGAAGCGCTTCGACCGACCCAAGAACTTCATGGGTCTCGAGATCGAACTGAATCTCGCGGGTGCCGACGGACTGCCGAAAATGTTGAATGGCGAGGTGCTGGAGCGGATCGCGAGCCGCGATTTCCAAACAGAACTCGCCATGTTCAACCTGGAAGTCAACATAGCTCCACACCGATTGGGCGGCCGCGTATTCGATCGACTCGCGGAGGAAATCCGTACGTCACTGGCATATGCCCACCGAAAGGCGGGCGAGGTCGACGCGGGAATCGTGATGATCGGTATTCTGCCGACGCTCGACCGTGACGACCTGGTCTCGTCGAACCTGTCGGACGTCGATCGCTACACCCTCCTCAACGACCAGATCGTGGCCGCCCGCGGCGAGGACTTCGCCCTCGAGATCGAGGGGGTGGAGCGGCTGTCGTGCACGTCGAAGTCGATCGTGCCGGAGGCGGCCTGCACCTCCGTGCAGCTTCATCTGCAGGTGACGCCGGGCCGTTTCGCCGCCGTGTGGAACGCGGCGCAGTCCGTCGCCGCCGCGCAGATCGCCGTCGGCGCCAACTCGCCCTTCCTGTTCGGCCACGAGCTGTGGCGGGAGTCGCGGCCCCCGCTCTTCCAGCAGGCCACCGACACCCGGCCGCCGGAACTCCAGGCGCAGGGCGTCCGCCCGCGGACGTGGTTCGGGGAGAAGTGGATCAGCTCGGCCCAGGAGCTGTTCGAGGAGAACGTGCGCTTCTTCCCGCCGTTGCTGCCCATCTGCGACGACGAGGACCCGCTCGACGTCCTCGAGGCGGGAGGGGTGCCCTCGCTCGCCGAACTCGTCCTGCACAACGGCACCGTCTACCGCTGGAACCGGCCCGTCTACGGCATCGCCGACGGCGTCCCGCACCTGCGGGTGGAGAACCGCGTGCTGCCCGCCGGACCGACCGTGACCGACGTGATCGCGAACGCGGCCTTCTACTACGGCGTCGTCCGGGCCCTGGCGGAGGAGTCTCGGCCGGTGTGGTCCCGGCTGCCGTTCGAGACGGCCGAGGCCAACTTCGACGCGGCCTGCCGGCACGGGATCGAGGCCCGGCTGCTGTGGCCGCGGCGCGGGCGGCTGGGGGGTCTGGTCGAGGTGGACGCGGTGAGTCTCGTACGGGACGAGCTGCTGCCGCTGGCCGAGGCGGGGCTGGACGCCTGGGGGGTGGATCCGGCCGACCGCGATCTGTACCTCGGGGTCATCGAGGAACGGTGCCGGCGACGGACCAACGGGGCGTCCTGGCAAGTGGCGACCTTCCACCGGGCGGTGGAGGCCGGGATGTCGCGGGACACCGCGCTGGCGGCGACCACGCGGCGGTACGCGGAGCTGATGCACGCGGACGACCCGGTGCACACCTGGCCCGTGGGGCTGCCCGAGCTCGCGCCGAGCGCCTGA
- a CDS encoding CPBP family intramembrane glutamic endopeptidase, which produces MADSFPQERFSRRIFRDETLLVLGVSLGASGVSALISFVGSVTKPGGLKDQAATLNASAAPGRPWLDLAWQLFGIATALVPVALVAHFLLREGQGLRTLGFDRTRPWPDLGRGAAVAAVIGSTGIAFYLAARGLGFNLTVVPEALPDVWWKYPVLVLSALQNAILEEVIVVGYLLRRLGQLGWTPGTALVASSVLRGSYHLYQGIGGFIGNMVMGVVFVYLYRRWGRVGPLVVAHSLLDIGAFVGYALLAGKVGWLPTA; this is translated from the coding sequence TTGGCTGATTCTTTTCCGCAGGAACGGTTCTCGCGACGGATTTTCCGTGACGAGACGCTGCTCGTTCTGGGGGTCTCGCTCGGTGCGAGCGGTGTGTCCGCCCTGATCAGTTTTGTCGGCTCGGTCACCAAGCCGGGGGGTCTGAAGGACCAGGCGGCGACCCTCAATGCCTCGGCCGCGCCCGGCCGCCCGTGGCTCGATCTTGCCTGGCAGCTGTTCGGGATCGCCACGGCGTTGGTCCCGGTGGCGCTCGTCGCGCACTTCCTGCTGCGCGAGGGTCAGGGGCTGCGCACGCTCGGCTTCGACCGCACCCGCCCCTGGCCGGACCTCGGCCGCGGGGCTGCCGTCGCGGCGGTGATCGGCAGCACCGGCATCGCCTTCTACCTGGCGGCCCGGGGACTCGGCTTCAACCTGACGGTGGTGCCGGAGGCGCTGCCCGACGTGTGGTGGAAGTACCCGGTGCTGGTGCTGTCCGCGCTGCAGAACGCGATCCTCGAAGAGGTCATCGTCGTCGGGTATCTGCTGCGCAGGCTCGGCCAGTTGGGGTGGACGCCGGGCACCGCGCTGGTGGCCAGCTCGGTGCTGCGCGGCTCGTACCACCTCTACCAGGGCATCGGCGGCTTCATCGGCAACATGGTGATGGGCGTGGTGTTCGTCTACCTCTACCGGCGCTGGGGCCGGGTGGGCCCCCTCGTGGTGGCCCACTCGCTGCTCGACATCGGGGCCTTCGTGGGATATGCGCTGCTGGCGGGAAAGGTGGGGTGGCTGCCCACGGCGTGA